tatcatgatttaaagatcttttttaaaaacattaaaatcatcAATCGTGAACATAGTTTTACATGTCTTATGCTTTTAagaaataatgaataatgaaatctTGCACTTATCAGGAGAAAGGGAGAGAAATGAAccaaaatatacaatgtatatatataaatatatctatatacataaCAGATTTGATGAAGTGTTACAATGAACATTTATCACAATGTTTAGAATGCTATTCCATTCATAAATAAGTATGAATGACAAGATGAGAAGAAAATTGTGAAATCCGACGGTATTTAACAGAGTTGTTTTGTTAAAAGCTGTCCTCTAAAAGCTCAAAAGAATTATCAAGTACAGATAAAATcacaaattctttttaaaaagcCTTTTTTTCCTGTTGAGTGAGCAACTAAAACAGCATCCCACATAAAAAATATATCCCGTAGCTAGATAAGAATAGAACATACAAAAAAAGAAGCACTTGAACAAAGTGTAGAGATCACATGAACAGATTGACCAATGGCATCCATTTTGATAAGTCTGATGTCCAATATGGCCTTGACATTGATTGGCAAATGACAACAAAATAATAGCTAGCATGGTGTTGTTCGCATGTGAACCGGCACATGGCCATTAACTATATTTAAATTGATTCCATTGATAGGATAACTACTGTTGGAACTTTTACTCGTACTACTGTCTTTACTCCCGTCACTTGTATCTATTGCACTATTGGGATTTGAGCACGAACTATTACGATAACTGCTGTCCACATGATTACGGTTCCGATGGTCTGTTTCCTCTAACATGATACAGTCACACGGTTCTGTCCCGTATTGACCATGATAATTATAGTCAACAAATTTAAGTTCTTCATCTTGATCCTCAAAACCATGACTGCTATGATGACTTTGACTATGATGAGACGAGTCGCCCTCGGCACCGGCGATAAATGGTTTATTTGAATCATCCCATAGATCATCAGGATAATCTTCATCTGGGTAATCAACATCGTGATTGTCTTCAGTATGATTTTCTACACTAAAGAAATACGACTTTTCCCTAAATGAACGGTCCAATACAGGCACTAAAATTTCTATTATTCCTTGAAATGTAGGTCTTTGTTTGTCTTTAAATCTCCAACACTGAAGCATTAACTGATGtctacaaattaaataaaacaaactcGTTACTTGAACATATTGTCTTTAGTCGTCTAATGTCTTAAATATCATATCTGTGGAACAGATTTTATATTGCTGACAGCCCTCTATTCCTCATCAATAGGTCAAcaaatttttagtttttaaaaaacttttattaaaaactaaaaagttgTTGACCTATTTATTGATGAATGTGTTGTTGCTTACATTAATTCACAGAAGTAACAagcttaacattacaaaaattaaaacaaactattaaagtgttttttgtattcaaactagaaatataatttgtcaaaattttaccATTATAAATGAACCCAAcaattttctttatattgtttgtgttaaaaataaaagtttggatcctgctaacatgtttaacccgccacattttgtatgtatgtgcctatcccaagtcaggagcttgtaattcagtggttgtggtttgttgatgtgttacatatttgtttttcgttcattttttgtacattaattaggccgatagttttcttgtttgaattgttctacatttgtcatttcgaatTTTTTTATAGCGAATTATGCAGCATGTGACCTGttgttattaatttctgtgtcatgaggtttcttgtgtagagttgtctcattggcaatcataccacatcttcttttatatattgacagtgatttttttcatttatcatataacatacatacatgtaggtaAGCAGATATTTGGACTGTTCATTTGAATATTCTCTCGTTAATCTACCTCACATATTCCTATTCTTTATAATACTTGCTTTGTGATGTTGTCATACTTATCTAATCCTAATATGTTTGTACACATCTTGGTTTGTGCTGTGAAAATGTGAATCATCTTGGTTTGTGTTGTGAAAATGTGTACCATCTTGGTTTGTGTTGTAAAACAAAGAATATAAATACTTACAATCTGTCAGGACATCCTTCTGGCTTTTCCATTGTCCTCCCACTGCCAACATATTTTATAACCTGTTCATGAGATAACCCAATATACGGCAGTTCTGCTAATGTCACCATTTCCCAGAGTACTACACCATAGGACCTAAATTAAGAAAGTTATTTTCTTGTAAACTAAAGTGATATAAGCCATATGAAACTTTTCATCTCATGATAAATCTAggttacactttttttttcagatatatctacaatttttatatatccaATATTTCCTCACTTACTGctctaagtaaaaaaaaattggttcaaCTTTGGAAGCCACATTTATAATCGATACTTTGTATATCAGCATCATTAACAGAGAGTAAACATTAGTTTGATAGAAGGAATATTTGATTTCAAAGATTCCAAAGATATAAActacatattttaaaatcttgGTTGATTGTTTGCTTGATGAGGAGCTAATAACTACACAGGAAGAAAGCATGAAAAAGGTAAAAGACATCTGGACAGAAAGTTGGTAGTGCAAAATGTTTTCAATTATTCTTCTACACACAACCCAGTAATGAGTCCAAAAGATGTATACAAAATTTCAGCAGGAGTGATAAGGCACTGGTAGTCAGTACAAAAGGTTATTTCCAACTATTGCATGgcattgttgtctcatccttgaTCAATCAAGATTTATACAAGTAAATGTATTAGTACTAAAGCAAGAGAAAGTACAAGACTAATGAAAAGTTTTGGatgcatgatttattttatttgttgttagTGGCTTTACACTAGCTAtcagtaattgcgagtactctcatatcagtaattagtgtatttttgttgttgggatatacgagtacccagccacgtccactaGGTGTTAttattagatgtatttctatttgtatacatctgattagttaagcctttttcaatttttatagttcgttcttatgttgtactgctacaccactgtcccaggttaggtggagggttgggatcccactaacatgtttaacccagccatgTAAGTGCcagtccaaagtcaggagcatgtaattcagtggttgtcgtttgttgatgtgttacatatttgtttaatttttgttcataaattaggccgttggttttctcatttgaattgttttacatttgtcacttcggggcctttaatagtggactatgcagtatgggctttggcCATTGTTgaagccgtatggtgacctatagtaattcatttttgtgtcatttggtctcttgtggagagttctctcattgtcaatcatattacatcttctattttataatGGCAACCTTACCATACATCAGAATAGCTTGTAAATACTCCATCCTTTAATGATTCCGGTGCCATCCATCTTACAGGCAGTAATCCTTTACCACCCTTTCTATAATAATCTGTCTCATAAACATCTCGAGTCATAccaaaatctacaaaaataattaattcttACTCACATATATATACTTCCAAAATTCAAGTCACACTAGAAGGGTGTGCATTAGCAGCATTGTATCCAGCTAAAAAATTATGAACATAATTTTGAAAAGTTCACATTATAATGAACATGTGTTTTAAGTCGATGTGAAATTAACTTCATGGTAATCTATCTTATACCAAAACTTTAACTAGACAAACTGATAAAAAACCAGTCtaacaaatatcaaaatgtttGGAAGTTGAGAGCCAAGAAGTAGGATTCTGACACATTTTGAGATCTCATACTGACCTCCTATTTTTACAGTAAGATCTACAGCTACCATACAATTTCTAGCTGCCAAATCTCGATGGACAAACTTTTTATCCGACAGATATGCCATGCCATCTGCTATTTCTCCCGCCATCTGCCATATCTGTTGTAAAGCTGGTGGCACTAATCCTTCCTGGTAAACATGAAACTTGCATTAAATGTTAATGTTTCACCATTTTTAATAGAAGTTTCCAAATAAAAAATCTGTATCACAATCTACTTGAATCAAAATTGATTGATACGATTCATTTTTCATCATAATCAttctgatgaaggatatctgtcatctgaaatatttatagataactACATTTTTAACGTTTCCTTTTTTTCTAATATTGGTGTTGTTTTGTACACGTtttagactttatatatatattaggccATTGGTTAtatcataaattaggccgttggttttctcatttgaattgttttacatttgtcacttcggggcctttaatagcggactatgcagtatgggcttttgtcattgttgaagccgtacggtgacctatagttgtttatatatatatacaaatctacAATTCTATCACAGTAAATTTGACCTACCTCATTATCAGGTCTCCTCATTCGTAAATAATTTTTCAGATCTCCATTAGTCATTAGTTCCATTATGACAAGTGCAGGCTGACTCTGGGAAACAATACCTAGTAACCGCACAACATGATGACATTTAAATCCCCTACAAAAAATACAATGGTTAAATGGATCCAAATTTTACTAAtctttttgaatatttaacaAGTACCATGTGCAGGTCAATATTAAGATGGATACAAATTCGTACATTTTTTAATGAGATTAAAATCAACTTTCATGGTTTTGAAACTTTCAGACGCTGAACTTGTTCTCTCCTGTTATTTATAGCAGCATTTGAAAATCACATGAGAATGTTTGTCTAACTATTgtcattgttattttattatacaCTGTTATAGGTTATAGTTGTCGTTTTGACATTGTTTTACATATggtatttatattgtgtcatagatcaaatttatttgttctgtgtatgtttatttgttttgttaatatttattttgattgagttcatttcaattgatattttatagtgtgtctttctgtgTTGTAAGGTTTTCAgattagggtgaaggttggcaccTGGTAAAACTTTGAAACCTGCTGtatatgtttgcacctgtcttaagtcaggaacctgtagttCAGAGGTTGTCATTAGTTGATGTggttcgtttcttgtttttttttatatagatcagaagtttggttttcctgtttgaatgattttacaccagTTATTTTGGTgccctgtatagcttgctgttctgtgtaagccaaggctctgtgttataggctgtactttgacctataatggtttattttttacaaattgtgctttggttggagagttgtctcattgacactcgtaccacatcttcttatatctatattctCTATTTATGTCTGATTTAATAAAAATCAGTAATTTAGATGCTGAGCAAGGTTTTATCCTGGTTTTCATTTTTGAGTCtgttaatttcaaattaatagtTATGTCATCTTGTAAGCTTCAATCTTTGTTAGTCTATTGAAAGTCCTCTGTTAACCCTTGTTTTGGGACTATTTGTGACTGAAAACAAAGTACAGGCTGTAAGAGAGCTAAACAATCTGAGACTGACTTAGTCAAACTTACTTCATTATTGATGCTTCTTTTAAGAATGCTCCTCTTTGATGATAATCTGCTTTTTCATTGACAGTCTGGAAAAAAAAGATCCAACAACTTAATAAAAGCTTGAACGCTGTTCCTTTTcttcttgttatattttttacacaggaactgattttgtgtcatgaacaGATACTCCATATCCtttctattttattaaaaacttgaacttaaaaaaaaaaaatacaaaaaattacaaataatacatAAAGCTTTCAAAATTTGAGAAGGTCTTCTTACAGAGTTCTACAGTAATGAATTATCTCATGACTTGGAAATTTATTGATGTAAGCTACATTTGACTGAtcttgtttaacatgtttacctTTACAGCTACTAATGTTTCCTTTCCATTTTCTACCAGATCCTTTGTAAGTCCTTCCCATACCATTCCAAATGACCCTTGACCTAATTCTCGTAACAAACATACTTTTTCTCTTTCTACTTCCCATTCATCTGGTATATAAgctaaaataatataaacattaaagTTCTGTAGATTTTGTTACATAAAACATCATCTTCTGTTAATTCTACACAATGTAAAGATTGTTCCAAAATCAGTGTGCAACGTTCAAAATCTTAATATAAGAGGACTGACTTTTTTTGTACAAATCTCATTACTTATAATCTTATAAATATACATAGGAACACTCCAGTCTAAACTTCCAAGAGACACCTCATGGGAGGCTTACATAAATCCTTCCTTACTATTCAACTTTATAACAGAAGTCTACAAAGAATTAAGTTGCTCTTCCACTGAGAATTCActtaaaatttcttaatgaaaTAGTAGATTTGAAGGAAATGTCCCCAAATATTTCATTAACACCAACTTACCATCATAATCTTGCATATAATCTGGATTGACTGTAGATACATGCCATTCCACTGGTATTTTATCTGTCCTGCTCCTAGCTATTAACCATACCACTATTACAGCCAATAAAATGATTAGCAGTACTGATGTTACAGACACTGCTATAATGGTGGAGCTTGACCAGGACGATTCTACAAAAAATGTAACAGAATTAAACATAAAGCaacttaaaaaaacatgttttcccTAATATAGGTACAGTGAccaatataaataataattctGATGACTAGTCAACAGGGTCCATATGAATCATATTAAAGCAACTATAAGTCCCTGTACCTCCTTCAATGGGCAAAACACATACtttatagtcagctatataagacCCTGGGATGACTAGTCAACAGGGTCCATAGGAATCATATTAAAGCAACTATAAGTCCCTGTACCTCCTTCAATGGGCAAAACACATACtttatagtcagctatataagacCCTGGGATGACTAGTCAACAGGGTCCATATGAATCATATTAAAGCAACTATAAGTCCCTGTACCTCCTTCAATAGGCAAAACACATACtttatagtcagctatataagacCCTGGGATGACTAGTCAACAGGGTCCATAGGAATCATATTAAAGCAACTATAAGTCCCTGTACCTCCTTCAATGGGCAAAACACATACtttatagtcagctatataagacCCTGGGATGACTAGTCAACAGGGTCCATAGGAATCATATTAAAGCAACTATAAGTCCCTGTACCTCCTTCAATGGGCAAAACACATACtttatagtcagctatataagacCCTGGGATGACTAGTCAACAGGGTCCATAGGAATCATATTAAAGCAACTATAAGTCCCTGTACCTCCTTCAATGGGCAAAACACATACtttatagtcagctatataagacCCTGGGATGACTAGTCAACAGGGTCCATATGAATCATATTAAAGCAACTATAAGTCCCTGTACCTCCTTCAATAGGCAAAACACATACtttatagtcagctatataagacCCTGGGATGACTAGTCAACAGGGTCCATAGGAATCATATTAAAGCAACTATAAGTCCCTGTACCTCCTTCAATGGGCAAAACACATACtttatagtcagctatataagacCCTGGGATGACTAGTCAACAGGGTCCATAGGAATCATATTAAAGCAACTATAAGTCCCTGTACCTCCTTCAATGGGCAAAACACATACtttatagtcagctatataagacCCTGGGATGACTAGTCAACAGGGTCCATAGGAATCATATTAAagcaactataagtcactgtaccTCCTTCAATGGGCAAAACACATACTTTATAGTCAGCTATACGAGGCCCTCGGATGACTAGTCAACAGGGTCCATAGGAATCATATTAAAGCAACTATAAGTACCTGTACCTCCTTCAATAGGCAAAACACATACTTTATAGTCAGCTATATGAGGCCCTGGGATGACAAAGAATGTATATATACTGTTGATGCAGTAAAATGTGTTCCCCTGCCTGTAGTGTATGCCCTTATATTTTACAGTTAGGGTTTATTGCCTGTGAAAGAGTTATCTacatattccattatattgatgtTCTGTATCTCTaaaggacgacatcaaaagatcgatgtaggataaaaaacttaaatcaaatagtttgggggtggggggttaaaattctgcaagtttagtatatctaaaatcgatttttacatatatccctattggtaaatcaattttttccaaattaagagggagggtgggggggggggggggggggtcagtgaaaaaactatgtaaattaagttttttatcctacattgaacttttgatgttgtccctaacgATATGTGTCATTTAGATTTTTGCTTttttagagttgtctcattgccatcATACAACACCTTATTTAACAGTCTACACCAAAATCTTTTCCATCTACTAGTCCTAAAGAccaatttcagatattttatatatgtgtCTTCACAAACTTTTGAAAATAGTTACTAGTCTGAATAAAATTTTACTACTGTAGTCTGGGCTTTGGACTCTTGGCTTATGGTGCAGactaaataatttttatattaaaaattaaaactaatttcAAGCTGTGTCTAGTATTTGACTAACCTTGCTTATCTGAGATGTAGAACCATTTAACTTCTGACCATGACCCATTACCAGCCAGTGAGTATGCTTGTACTCTGTAGGAATAATTGCCTGGTGGTAACGTAGGAATTATTGTCCCGTTGTGTTTCCTGTAATCCTGATATGTACGACATAGAGAGATTGGATTCTGAAATGGAACAAAGTTTGAATACAGTGATGTTAAGAACATGTCATTCAGAGCTATTCAAGATATAACTTCTTAGGGGTTAGGAGGCTCTTTTTATTTGATCCTACATTGCATAATAGTTTATATGTTATAAGAGTTTCTGACTCCTTTTCCCTACcaacatttttgtcttttttttgttgaTACCCTGGAACCATGAGTTCCAATGCCCAACGAAGAAGACAATTTTCTTTAGGAATTTATGTAGACTTCGGCAAAACCCAGAAATCAAATATGTATGAAAATGCTAGTATTCCTCAATTTACCAAAATTTGTACACAGaaaaataactgaatccacaATAATACTCATCAAATAAAACTTTACATTACTCTCTTATTTGTCTCACCACAAATGTCCacaactgttgacacagagatatatGTCTAACCTGTCGACAGAAAATTCAGAAATAGCATATCTGATGAACCACAACAAAGCTAATTCAGAGTTGCTGAACCATAACCTAGAGGGTAGGCCATCAAAATAGTCTACAAACTGAGATGTTCTGTTAGTAATGCAACTTTAATGTAAATATCATTGATCTACATGCATCACAAGTATTTCCTACCACACACTGGCTTAATCTCAACATTGAAAATTGCTTAATTTATTCAGTCACTGGACCATAAACCATGGGGACAGGAACTCAGAATAGTTACTGGACCATGACCATGGGGACAGGAACTCAGAATAGTTATCAAACTGATATGAACTGATGGTAATGCAAATTTATAGCtaatatcaatgaaatatcaCCAGTAAATCCTATCAAACTAACTACAgcagaaaactttaaaattgttgATACTCCCAACTTGTCAGAAAAGCAATACATATGTTTTGTCTTGTCAGGCTAAAAACAAACAATAGCTAAATCAGCAGAAAATCTCAAGGTCAACAAACAGAAGTCCCATATGTGCCACAGAGATCTTTCATATTATACTTGTCATGAGATTTTGTTTTCCAATTAGACATGACTTAATGACATCATTAACTAATCAGCCCAGCCATGTAATCAATAAGGTAAAGCGTAAGATTTATCTATACAGGAGATATTAATCCAATCATAGTAATGACATTTTCTCATTAGATTCATGCTGATAACTGGATTATTACTACTATTTTGATTGTCCAATTTGTTCATTATCAGTTTGACCACTATTTTGAGGCTTTGTTATTAGACAtaataataaaacttttattcTGTAAGCAAATACAGTTCATAGGATCAAACAGATACACAAtttatacagtttacatatacaGCATTAATACCAATTAAACCTTATTTTGGGATATTTTAGCTGTAGTCATAATTTGGTTTAATTGAAATCATAGCAAAAAGTGACAAACTAATCACCCTatccaaaattaaatatttatcattaaaatgatCAATGAAAGATTTATAACAAAGATGAGTAAGATAATAGTTTAATAGAATGGGTGAAAATATTGTTTATGCTAATTGTATAGTTAATAGGGTCATTGCATCATATTTTGTAATAGATAAATTATCCCTTTTACTTGATAAGCAAacaaaagagttttttttatacaaattttcacTAATAAAATGAAACTTCAAAAGATCAAACTTTAGTTCTAATATCAAACtattgtttctcgtttctcgattttatatagattagaccgttagttttcctgtttgaatagttttacactagtcatttttggagccatttatagcttgctgtttggtgtgagcccaAGACTctatgttgaagaccatactttgacctataatggtttacttttataaattgtgacttggatagagagttgtctcatcgtcACTCATACCACctcatcttatatctatataaataaaataatttttcagGTCAATTCTTTCTGTTATCCTGTTGTTGTTTGTCTCTGATGCATCAGTATTTTGTTCCATTTCAGTTGTCAAAACAGGTtttaatttatatactttattaacCTAATTGAGCAAAGAATTccttttgacaaaattaaaagcaCAAAATTAATCCAAAGTGCCAAAATTTGACACACAGAGATGTGTGGTGAAACTGCCTAAATTATCCCCCTTTACACTCACCTCTCCTAATCCCCCTTTACTGTACTCCACCACATATTTAATAATTGGACCGTTCGGACTAAGAGGATCTTTCCACTTAATGAGCACAGTTCCTGTTTTATTTTGTTGGCCTTCTGCTATAATGGTGTCAGATTTCAAGTTGTCAGCAGTTTCTACAAAGAAAGGTCAGTATCAAATAATCATAATTCATTCTTAATAATTTTTTCCAATTAAAATTGGATCTACACAAACAAAGACAGTGAACAAATGtctattcaaatattttacagtACAATTTGAGTAAGGTACGGCAATGTAAGATAAACAAATACAATGTCAGGAAATACAAAATGCAGTTATTGTTATCAATTTTTGTAAGGAATGAGCTACAATTAGACAACATTGGACttgtttcaaacatttataaaagctGATTATTGAAAAAGATAATTTGCTAGTGGCAGTcagtttaattttgtcaaaaaaactAAAATAGCAATGCCAATGTATTATTTGCTTGCAAGACACTAAAGGAACATGCATTTGCTAAGCATGTCTAGTGATTGAAACTAAAAGTTTTGAGGAGTTAGGTCTGGTTGGCTGATGTTGTCTGTGGTAATGTGCAGTGCTGCTATTCATGTTTTGTGTACATGCAGTAGAGGAATCTTGAGCATGAAATTAAGATTTTTCAAGTctttacaaaaaagttaatacAACTTACTAGATTTTTTAGTTCGACCAACAGTAAGTGCCCTGCTACTGCAGTACTTGACTTTATCTGGGTCTCTGTGGTCACGCTCCTGACAAGCAATTACCTGAAGAAAGttacaataaaaataagaaaaaatacaaaatgtcaataAGTAAAAGTGCTCCAAtcaatacaatataatattaatttttttgagTATAAAGGTAGTAAACACTTTAAACTACCAACAAGTTCTGTAATTTTACTAAATTTAATTCAGCGACATTTAAAACATTATCCTTTGTATTTGACTAAAATTCAACATACCTCTATGTTATAATCTTCAAAATGTCCCAGATTAGATATGATAAACTCTCTGGAATATACTACAGCCCTCAACACAGTGTGTTCTGTGGTCCCCTGGGGATGAATGTCCTCATCTTCTGTTACATTCACTGGTCCAATGGTCTCTGTAGTATTATAGACTATTGTGTCAGGAAGTATCTCTCGCTTTCTTTTGTATTTCTCAAATTCTCTTGGATCCACTATCTCCTTGTATACATTACGTTTATTCctctttattttctttgtttgttttgttttattccccCTGGATGATTTCTGTCGAGTTACCCTATCAGGTCTATATATCAACAAAAGAAAGATTTTTCAATTAACTCATGCACTCTAAAATTCTGAAGAAAGCttcaaacatttatatatatatatatagagagagagagagcaatGTAAGCATAAACATTTATACAGCCTAAGTTTTCAGAAAAGTCCAATTCAATATAATATATTGCACATAACTTCTTTTCAATTTTCAGAGACCAACAGTTATAACATCTACAGCAGAAAACATGTATGCGAGAATTATTTGTGAACAGCCTGCAACAGAACTTGTTCATGCAGTAAACTAAGCCAGAATTTATAACATTGTCattcaaaatcattaaaatcaatgTAACATAATCGTAACTACTGGGTAAGGTAAGAAATGACATAATCATAACTACTGGGTAAGGTAAGAAATGACAAGTGTAAATTTATTCACTATTCTATACCAATTACATGGATTCTGACAACTCCTTCAATAAAATGTGCCTAACCATTAAAACTTCATTATGAATTTTTAATACCGATATTTTACACCACAAAAAGTACAACTTAAACAATGTTAGGGACATGGTTTAAAATCTAAATAGCCTCCAATGCCATTACTCTGGTGTATCCTTTAAGTGTGGCCAAGAGCTTGTTAAAATTGACCAAAAGCTGTAGTTTTCATACAAACATCCAACTACCTTGACCTCTGAACTTATTTTAGATTATGCTATGAGCAAAGGGAACAACAGCATCAAAGTGCTGCTTCAAGTGTACCAAGCTATGCTGTCTGGTGCTATAGCTCTGATCTTTTGACCTTgaaacttaatcatgttaataaccTATAA
The window above is part of the Mytilus galloprovincialis chromosome 4, xbMytGall1.hap1.1, whole genome shotgun sequence genome. Proteins encoded here:
- the LOC143071187 gene encoding insulin-like peptide receptor isoform X7 → MVCKNIDIRNKVENFDKLENCTVIEGSLSILLIEGANEEQYRQLSFPNLVEITDYLLLYRVYGLKTLSNIFPNLSVIRGQRLFFNFAFVAFEMMDLEELGLIGLTVIERGAVRLEKNPMLCYIDTIDWTRIAKGVDRKDHFIKDNKKTAECVDMCPAYCAATPKSEFENHREIKRCWTYNHCQKNLDCFCGKDRFCIHNRTGCCSENCLGGCSGESSMDCDACKNVIFTDQRESRCRNSCPGGTYMYKNRRCLLEKECLDLKLKLLNDPALGNDYPGLCVAECPAGFTRDSMDNTLNRCIKCKDTCPKECSGKKVDSVQAAQDLSGCTKIYGALEIRIMKGSNIQQELETNLGQITEINEYLWIHNSHALLSLNFFKKLRVIGGESLVNGYALLVNDNEKLQTLFPKDVENNLTIKSGNLTFHYNRKLCVRLINTFEKNIKMSKTAPILNDISNSTNGDQAPCHVSTLNLTVFQVTGHVAFLKWDRYKMGDTRALISYVIKYKEAPFQNVSIFEGRDACSDDIWKTRDILNKNTMKNSKTIPALLVQLRPWTQYAVFVQTYMTSSTQYGAMSKLIYFRTAASMPTVPANLKARAVQPGELHVTWDPPNQPNGNVTHYEVYWRRRELDPRSYAPRDYCHNPLATYSREEEDREKEEEEKENNAELPKQGTCACEISKEELEEEVRERNLQIQFENFLHNSVYLKRCSPTSIRDQYRKDKSKRRPRQAIPDRVTRQKSSRGNKTKQTKKIKRNKRNVYKEIVDPREFEKYKRKREILPDTIVYNTTETIGPVNVTEDEDIHPQGTTEHTVLRAVVYSREFIISNLGHFEDYNIEVIACQERDHRDPDKVKYCSSRALTVGRTKKSKTADNLKSDTIIAEGQQNKTGTVLIKWKDPLSPNGPIIKYVVEYSKGGLGENPISLCRTYQDYRKHNGTIIPTLPPGNYSYRVQAYSLAGNGSWSEVKWFYISDKQESSWSSSTIIAVSVTSVLLIILLAVIVVWLIARSRTDKIPVEWHVSTVNPDYMQDYDAYIPDEWEVEREKVCLLRELGQGSFGMVWEGLTKDLVENGKETLVAVKTVNEKADYHQRGAFLKEASIMKGFKCHHVVRLLGIVSQSQPALVIMELMTNGDLKNYLRMRRPDNEEGLVPPALQQIWQMAGEIADGMAYLSDKKFVHRDLAARNCMVAVDLTVKIGDFGMTRDVYETDYYRKGGKGLLPVRWMAPESLKDGVFTSYSDVWSYGVVLWEMVTLAELPYIGLSHEQVIKYVGSGRTMEKPEGCPDRLHQLMLQCWRFKDKQRPTFQGIIEILVPVLDRSFREKSYFFSVENHTEDNHDVDYPDEDYPDDLWDDSNKPFIAGAEGDSSHHSQSHHSSHGFEDQDEELKFVDYNYHGQYGTEPCDCIMLEETDHRNRNHVDSSYRNSSCSNPNSAIDTSDGSKDSSTSKSSNSSYPINGINLNIVNGHVPVHMRTTPC
- the LOC143071187 gene encoding putative molluscan insulin-related peptide(s) receptor isoform X8, translating into MMDLEELGLIGLTVIERGAVRLEKNPMLCYIDTIDWTRIAKGVDRKDHFIKDNKKTAECVDMCPAYCAATPKSEFENHREIKRCWTYNHCQKNLDCFCGKDRFCIHNRTGCCSENCLGGCSGESSMDCDACKNVIFTDQRESRCRNSCPGGTYMYKNRRCLLEKECLDLKLKLLNDPALGNDYPGLCVAECPAGFTRDSMDNTLNRCIKCKDTCPKECSGKKVDSVQAAQDLSGCTKIYGALEIRIMKGSNIQQELETNLGQITEINEYLWIHNSHALLSLNFFKKLRVIGGESLVNGYALLVNDNEKLQTLFPKDVENNLTIKSGNLTFHYNRKLCVRLINTFEKNIKMSKTAPILNDISNSTNGDQAPCHVSTLNLTVFQVTGHVAFLKWDRYKMGDTRALISYVIKYKEAPFQNVSIFEGRDACSDDIWKTRDILNKNTMKNSKTIPALLVQLRPWTQYAVFVQTYMTSSTQYGAMSKLIYFRTAASMPTVPANLKARAVQPGELHVTWDPPNQPNGNVTHYEVYWRRRELDPRSYAPRDYCHNPLATYSREEEDREKEEEEKENNAELPKQGTCACEISKEELEEEVRERNLQIQFENFLHNSVYLKRCSPTSIRDQYRKDKSKRRPRQAIPDRVTRQKSSRGNKTKQTKKIKRNKRNVYKEIVDPREFEKYKRKREILPDTIVYNTTETIGPVNVTEDEDIHPQGTTEHTVLRAVVYSREFIISNLGHFEDYNIEVIACQERDHRDPDKVKYCSSRALTVGRTKKSKTADNLKSDTIIAEGQQNKTGTVLIKWKDPLSPNGPIIKYVVEYSKGGLGENPISLCRTYQDYRKHNGTIIPTLPPGNYSYRVQAYSLAGNGSWSEVKWFYISDKQESSWSSSTIIAVSVTSVLLIILLAVIVVWLIARSRTDKIPVEWHVSTVNPDYMQDYDAYIPDEWEVEREKVCLLRELGQGSFGMVWEGLTKDLVENGKETLVAVKTVNEKADYHQRGAFLKEASIMKGFKCHHVVRLLGIVSQSQPALVIMELMTNGDLKNYLRMRRPDNEEGLVPPALQQIWQMAGEIADGMAYLSDKKFVHRDLAARNCMVAVDLTVKIGDFGMTRDVYETDYYRKGGKGLLPVRWMAPESLKDGVFTSYSDVWSYGVVLWEMVTLAELPYIGLSHEQVIKYVGSGRTMEKPEGCPDRLHQLMLQCWRFKDKQRPTFQGIIEILVPVLDRSFREKSYFFSVENHTEDNHDVDYPDEDYPDDLWDDSNKPFIAGAEGDSSHHSQSHHSSHGFEDQDEELKFVDYNYHGQYGTEPCDCIMLEETDHRNRNHVDSSYRNSSCSNPNSAIDTSDGSKDSSTSKSSNSSYPINGINLNIVNGHVPVHMRTTPC